From a region of the Theobroma cacao cultivar B97-61/B2 chromosome 8, Criollo_cocoa_genome_V2, whole genome shotgun sequence genome:
- the LOC108663133 gene encoding caffeic acid 3-O-methyltransferase-like isoform X1: MTQEDQDQELGKLAVRLANAVILPMVLKSALELNIIDTISAAGDGTFLSPSQIASGLPTKNPEASVLLDRMLRLLASYSILKCSVRTKESGEVERLYGAGPLCKFLVKNQDEGSVAPLFLLHHDKVFMESWYHLNDVILEGGIPFNRAYGMTAFEYPGTDLRFNRVFNQAMSNHTTLIMRKILDVYKGFDEVEVLVDVGGGIGVALSIITSKYPHIKAINFDLPHVLADAPTYSGVEHVGGDMFESVPKGDAIFMKWILHDWSDEHCLKLLKNCWEALPNGGKVIIVESILPEAPDSSVSSNIVCEQDLLMLAQNPGGKERTRKEYEALALRTGFSGCEVICCAYNSWVMEFHKRENL, from the exons ATGACCCAGGAAGATCAAGACCAAGAACTTGGCAAGCTAGCCGTCCGGCTAGCCAACGCCGTCATTCTTCCCATGGTATTAAAATCAGCCCTAGAGCTGAACATCATCGACACAATCTCCGCCGCTGGTGACGGCACGTTTCTATCACCTTCCCAGATCGCGAGTGGCCTTCCCACCAAGAATCCTGAAGCGTCTGTGCTACTAGATAGAATGCTACGCCTGTTGGCTAGCTATTCCATTCTGAAGTGCTCGGTAAGAACAAAGGAAAGCGGAGAAGTTGAGAGACTCTACGGTGCAGGGCCCTTATGCAAGTTCCTTGTTAAGAATCAGGATGAAGGGTCTGTTGCTCCTCTGTTTTTGTTGCACCATGACAAAGTCTTCATGGAAAGCTG GTACCATTTAAATGATGTTATACTAGAAGGAGGGATTCCTTTTAACAGGGCATATGGGATGACAGCATTTGAGTATCCAGGAACAGATCTAAGGTTCAACAGGGTATTTAACCAGGCTATGTCCAATCACACTACTTTGATCATGAGGAAGATTCTTGATGTTTACAAAGGGTTTGATGAGGTGGAAGTGTTGGTTGATGTTGGTGGTGGAATTGGAGTTGCTCTCAGTATCATTACTTCTAAGTATCCTCATATCAAGGCAATCAATTTTGATCTGCCTCATGTTTTGGCTGATGCACCAACTTATTCAG GTGTAGAGCATGTTGGAGGAGATATGTTTGAAAGTGTTCCAAAAGGTGATGCCATTTTCATGAAG TGGATACTCCATGATTGGAGTGATGAGCATTGCTTGAAGCTTCTCAAGAACTGCTGGGAAGCTCTCCCTAATGGTGGCAAAGTAATCATTGTGGAATCAATCCTCCCTGAGGCTCCTGATAGCAGTGTTTCTTCCAACATTGTTTGTGAGCAAGATCTATTGATGTTAGCTCAAAACCCTGGGGGCAAAGAGAGAACCCGAAAAGAATATGAAGCCTTGGCTTTAAGAACCGGCTTCTCTGGCTGTGAAGTCATCTGCTGTGCTTATAACAGCTGGGTCATGGAGTTCcacaaaagagaaaatcttTGA
- the LOC18592354 gene encoding GDP-mannose transporter GONST3 encodes MSKDVESPVVNGPEAPALSSEAQVTWYSSLLKQVSVYGIAAGYCISASLLSIINKWAVMKFPYPGALTALQYLTSAAGVFLCGRLKVIEHDPLDLLTMWRFLPAAIIFYLSLFTNSELLLHANVDTFVVFRSVVPMFVAIGETLFLHQPWPSMKTWISLATIFGGSVLYVLTDYQFTLTAYTWAVAYLVSMSIDFVYIKHVVMTIGLNTWGLVLYNNLEALLLFPLELLIMGELKKIKHEISDESDWYSFQVILPVGLSCLFGLAISFFGFSCRRAISATGFTVLGIVNKLLTVVINLVIWDKHSTFVGTVGLLICMIGGVMYQQSTSNTPKAVNEATAQEREEEQQKLLEMQSNGESNNNEKEVIEIEEEK; translated from the coding sequence ATGTCTAAGGATGTGGAGAGTCCTGTAGTCAATGGTCCTGAAGCCCCTGCTCTCTCCAGCGAAGCCCAAGTAACATGGTATAGTAGTTTACTCAAGCAAGTATCTGTCTACGGAATAGCAGCAGGATACTGCATTTCAGCTTCTCTTCTCTCCATCATCAATAAATGGGCTGTTATGAAATTTCCTTATCCAGGGGCACTAACTGCTTTACAGTACCTGACAAGTGCAGCTGGTGTATTCCTCTGTGGACGGCTCAAGGTCATAGAGCATGATCCGCTGGACCTTCTGACCATGTGGCGGTTCTTACCTGCAGccattatattttacctctCTCTCTTCACCAACAGTGAGCTCCTCCTACATGCTAATGTAGACACTTTCGTTGTCTTCCGTTCAGTGGTTCCTATGTTTGTTGCAATAGGAGAGACCCTTTTCTTGCACCAGCCATGGCCTTCAATGAAGACATGGATCTCATTGGCCACCATTTTTGGTGGCAGTGTGCTTTATGTTCTTACTGATTACCAGTTCACATTAACCGCCTATACTTGGGCTGTTGCATACCTGGTAAGCATGTCCATAGATTTTGTTTACATAAAGCATGTGGTAATGACTATTGGTCTAAATACCTGGGGTCTTGTGCTGTACAATAATCTTGAGGCTCTCCTACTGTTTCCGCTTGAGCTACTTATAATGGGGGagttgaagaaaataaagcacGAAATCTCAGATGAGTCTGACTGGTACTCTTTTCAAGTGATTTTGCCTGTGGGTTTATCATGTTTATTTGGGTTGGCCATCTCCTTCTTTGGGTTCTCTTGCCGAAGGGCAATTTCTGCTACAGGGTTCACTGTTCTTGGCATAGTTAACAAGCTATTGACAGTTGtgattaatttggttatttggGACAAGCATTCCACTTTTGTGGGGACAGTAGGGCTCTTGATCTGTATGATAGGTGGGGTCATGTATCAGCAGTCTACAAGCAATACGCCCAAAGCCGTGAATGAAGCTACAGCCCAGGAGAGAGAGGAGGAACAACAGAAGTTACTTGAAATGCAAAGCAACGGAGAGAGCAATAACAATGAAAAGGAAGTCATTGAGATAGAAGAGGAGAAGTGA